TGATGAAAAAATAACTGCTTAATAAATAAAGACTAGGATAATATCCTAGTCTTTAATAGTTTTTGTTTACTGATTTTAAATATTCGCTTGGAGAAAAACCATAAACTTTTTTAAATTTATTGGAAAAGTAGTGAATAGAATTAAATCCTAAAATTTCAGAAATCTCACTGATAGTATAATTAGTTTCTTTTATAAGTTCTTTGCTTTTTTTTAACTTTAAATTGTTTATATAAAGTTTAACCGTAGTGTCTAAATTAGATCTGAATAATAAATGCAATTTAGAACTGCTTATTGAAAACTTATCACATATAGTTTGAATATCCAAACAATCATATATGCTTTCATTTATAAATTTCAATATTGAATTTAAAAGTTCGTCGTCATAAAACTGTTGAATTTTAGTAGCTGGTTTTACAATAGAAGTTTCAAAATCAATGCTTAGAGTTTTCAAAACTAATTCTTTTAAATAACAAATAGAAAGCTCATCACAATATAAATGTGTAGAATTAAGTTCTTTCATAAGCTTAGTTATTATAGTGTATAAGTCCTTTGTAGATGTAAATACCTTATTTGAAAGAAGTGATGTATCATTAAAATCCATTTCAAAACTTACTGTTAAGTATGAACAAGATTTTTTATTATCAGTATATTGTGAGTGATATTCATTTGGAGCATAGAAAAATAAATCCCCTTGATTTAACTTAAATTCTTTTCCATTTACTTCAGTATATAAAACTCCTCTATCTACATATGTAAGTTCCCAAAAGTTATGTTTTTCACCTTTGAATAAATAATTAATTGGTTTTTCTTGATAAAATTTAGTATAAATTTTACTTATTAAAATTTTAGGCACTATTTCTTTATAAGTATAAGCCTGAACAATGTTTATTGAATTAAAAAAAAGACTATTTCCATATAAATCTACATTACAATTATCTGATATTGGTATAAAATTATAAAAAACTCCTTTATTTAGTTTTATTTTACTATTTAAAATAAACGATTCTATACTATTAAAATTAGAATCATTAGAAACAACAATTAGAACGACTCCACTTTGCAACTTTATATGAATGTCAAATTCTGCATAAAAAAGTTTAGTGATAGATTTTTCTAAAAGTGTAATAGATGTTTTTTTCTCACAAATTATAATATCATCAGGTAAAGATGATAAAGCCTCGCCATATTTTTTAAAAGATAAACAAGTAGTTTGTTTAAACAATTTAATATCCCCCTAAAACCATGAAATCTTTTTCCTAATAATATTTTACAAAAAATAACATGAAAAATCAAATTTAGTGATAGTTTAAAGTTTAATAGAATACATAAAAATGTAAAACATTTATACAAAAGTGCAAATACATATACGAAATAAAGTATTAGAATATACTTAATAAGTAAATAAAAAACTTCGAAATTAATGGGGGAATGATTAATGAAGAAAATTACAGTAGCGGTAGTAGGTGCGGGGGCAAGAGGGATGCATGCATATGCACCATACTTTAAACATCATGAAGAACTAGGTAAAGTTATTGCAGTTGCAGAACCACATGATATGAGAAGGGAGATATGTGTAAAAGAACATAATATAGAATCTGAAAATGTGTTTAAAACATGGGAAGATTTACTAGAAAAAGAAAGATTGGCTGATGCGATTATAATAGCTAATAATGATGAGTCACATTATGAACCAACTAAGATAGCTCTTGAAAAAGGATACCATGTATTGCTTGAAAAACCAATGTCAAATAAATTAGAAGATATAGTAAAATTAGGAGAGTTAGCTAAAAAGTATCCAAATCAAGTTTTTATGATTTGTCATGTACTTAGATACACTACATTTTTCTCAAAATTAAAAGAAATAGTAGATAGTAAAGAGCTAGGAGAGCTAGTTAGCATACAACACAATGAAAATATAGGATATTGGCATTTTGCACATTCATTTACTAGAGGAAACTGGAGAAATAGCGATGAAACAAGTCCTCTTATATTAGCTAAAAGCTGTCATGATATGGACATATTATTATGGTTAACAGGGAAGAAATGCAATAATATATCTGCATTTGG
The nucleotide sequence above comes from Paraclostridium bifermentans. Encoded proteins:
- a CDS encoding AraC family transcriptional regulator encodes the protein MFKQTTCLSFKKYGEALSSLPDDIIICEKKTSITLLEKSITKLFYAEFDIHIKLQSGVVLIVVSNDSNFNSIESFILNSKIKLNKGVFYNFIPISDNCNVDLYGNSLFFNSINIVQAYTYKEIVPKILISKIYTKFYQEKPINYLFKGEKHNFWELTYVDRGVLYTEVNGKEFKLNQGDLFFYAPNEYHSQYTDNKKSCSYLTVSFEMDFNDTSLLSNKVFTSTKDLYTIITKLMKELNSTHLYCDELSICYLKELVLKTLSIDFETSIVKPATKIQQFYDDELLNSILKFINESIYDCLDIQTICDKFSISSSKLHLLFRSNLDTTVKLYINNLKLKKSKELIKETNYTISEISEILGFNSIHYFSNKFKKVYGFSPSEYLKSVNKNY